Genomic DNA from Jejubacter calystegiae:
GGCGCTTTGTACTGGCCAATCATAAATGGAACGACCCCTGGCGGCGCCTGGTGGCTGCCGCCGCTGAAAAGCCCTGGACGCTGCTAACGCCGCAGATGGGGGAAGTCGTCCGGACAGACCACCAGCAGCCGTTCACCACCTGGTGGCAAAAATAATAACGTCGCACCTGCCGCAAAAAGGGAGAGAAACTATGTCCATTCCGCATCAGGTCATTGAAACGCTGATCGACTGGATCGATGATAATCTGCACCAGCCGTTGCGCATTGATGACATCGCCCGCCACGCTGGCTATTCCAAATGGCACCTTCAACGCCTGTTCCTTCAGTACACCGGACAGAGCCTGGGTCGCTATATCCGTGAAAGAAAGCTGAAGATGGCGGCGCGGGATCTGCGCAATACCGATGAGAAGGTGTTTGATATCAGTCTTAAGTATGGCTACGAGTCGCAGCAGACCTTTACCCGTATCTTTACCAGGACCTTCCACCAGCCGCCGGGAGCATACCGTAAACAGATGCCGGTTCAGCGCTGTCAGCGCTGAACCGGCCCTAAGTGCGGAAAATCTCAAATATTACCGTACGGAAATAAAAGTTACATAAATGTGAAATGGAGCAGAAATTGCGACTCCAGGAGCATTCTGTACCCGAAATTACCAGCAATCCGATATTGACAATCCCTATGACCTG
This window encodes:
- a CDS encoding RamA family antibiotic efflux transcriptional regulator, which produces MSIPHQVIETLIDWIDDNLHQPLRIDDIARHAGYSKWHLQRLFLQYTGQSLGRYIRERKLKMAARDLRNTDEKVFDISLKYGYESQQTFTRIFTRTFHQPPGAYRKQMPVQRCQR